Within the Hermetia illucens chromosome 6, iHerIll2.2.curated.20191125, whole genome shotgun sequence genome, the region TCAAATAcgaataatattttaattttttcccctACCCAGTAACGCTCCCATcgttattcgtttttttttttggaaaatcttaACTGTTACAAAGACTAGGCGGACAAGATTCGAAGGAATGCTGTATGTATTAAGCAACTATTCCATAAGATGATGAAATAGCAGTAACGAAGGGCAAAGTTTTTATGATCATTATAATACGCCAGGGAGCCAAGGATTCACTGAAAAAATGTATTCCTTAACAAGTACCGTGAGGGCCTATGAGTTTATATTATAATCAGCCTcataatgaaaattataaaataaaacttCCAGAAGTTGTTTCTATATATTCCTTAGACAAAAATCTTTTAGAACACTTTTAAACCCCTCCTAGAGAAAACTTCAGTTCCTTAGTAATGCATACCATATACCGTTGCTGCTTTATATGCTCTCCTGCTGAAACTACTCTCTGCTCGTGAGGAGCATGAATCGTTCACTACGGACAAAGCAGTTACGATATGCGGAGGAGACTAAGAACATTCTTAGACAAAACATTCCAACCCTAAATTTCAAAGTTCATATCCATAAGGCGCGATTTGAACCTATGGTTTGTTATTTGAATGTTTAATATTactaaattaattttgaaacgaGTACGTAAAATAAAACATAACTAAGGGTCTATTCTTATTTTAAGAAGCGGATCTATCATTTGGATTAAAAAAATACTATCTTTTAGGCCCGTGAAGAGCAAGCCCGCCTAGAAATGAAACATCGCAAAGAGGAAGATGATCTTTATCGCAAATTCGCTCGGAAAAGAGAGGAAGAGGATCGTAAAATGCAAGATGAAATTCAAGATGAATGGGAACGAGAACTACAACGTTTAACACataaatttgaaaaggaattggctACTTCAAGACGCAATCGCGATGAACAGAATTTGCTAACGCTTCGACACGAACAACAGAAAGAAGACCTGGAGAAGAACATGACACTGCGCCGTACCAAAAAGAAAGAGAGTTTATCTCGGAAAATGCTTGAACACGAACGTTCTGAAACTGCAGCTCTAGTCGATAGACAATCCAGTGAAATGCTGGAACTGATCAGCGCCCGTCGTAGCGAATACATGCAAAATGAGAGCATCTTCTTAGATGACGATTTTACCGAGGAAGCGTTACCATTGGAATACCCGGATCGTGCTCCACCCCCGTCCCCTCCTGCCGTTAGTAAATTTCAGATCTACACAGACCCAATCGAATTCGAAGATGTCGATAGAATCGCTATTTCGGTAAGAATAAGTTTAATCTCCAATATTCGAAGAAAGCAAATCCTTTCTTACTTCTTGCATACTTCAACCTCTTTTATCCCAGGTTGCCCAAGAAGACCAAAAAACCTTCACTGATCTTGTCCGACAACTGGTCGGCCGGTGCACTTCTGATATTGAGAAAGCTCGTACGATTTTCCGATGGATCACTGTCAAGAATCTCAACGCAATGCATTTCGATGACGATTTACGAGGTGATACACCTATGGGACTCCTTCGTGGAATAAAGTATGGAACTGAGAGTTACCATGTATTGTTCAAAAGACTTTGCAGCTATGCTGGTCTACATTGCGTTGTGATTAAAGGTTATTCAAAAAGTGCAGGATATCAACCAGGTGTTAAATTCCAAGATTCACGTTTCCGAAACTCATGGAATGCTGTATATGTAGCCGGGGCTTGGCGTTTTGTGCAATGCAATTGGGGCGCAAGACATTTGGTTAATGCCAAAGAAGTTCCCAAAACCGGACGAGGTAAAAATGATAGTTTAAGGTGAGTTTTTTATACAAGCTCTAGAAATTTGTGTCTCACGCTCTAacgattaaaaaataaataggtACGAATATGATGATCACTACTTTCTCACTGATCCCCGAGAATTTATCTATGAGTTCTTCCCACTGCAAGAAGAATGGCAACTTTTAAAACGTCCGATTACTTTACGGGAATTCGAAAACCTACCGTTCGTTCGATCGTTATTCTTCAGATATGGTTTACATTTTGCTGATGAGGGGTACGGTGCCGTAGTATTTACCGATGATACAGGTTGTTGATTTCATCTAAAACTTAAAAATAATTACCGTAAATTAATTTTGATTCTGTTTTATGCATAAGGCGCAGCTACCGTCCGAATAGCAATGCCAACCGATATGCAAGGATGTCTAATCTTCCACTACAATCTGAAATTTTATGATAGCGAAGAGGATTCCTTCGATGCAGTTTCACTCAAACGTTTCGTTATGCAATCTGTTATTGGAAATATAGTTGCTTTCAGAGTACATGCGCCCACGTCGGGCGCTTTTCTTTTAGATATTTTTGCTAATGCCGTGACCCCGCAAGAGTATTTGACGGGAGAGCCGATGAAATTCAAGTCAGTATGTAAATTCAAGGTATGGTACCGTGGGTTATGATCTGCAAGATCTACCTAAGCTGGAATGCAATAAAGCacctgatttatttttttttacagatctGTTGTGAGGAACTTCAAACTGTAATGGTTCCTTTGCCAGATTGCGCAAGTGGTGAGTGGGGTCCAACCAAAGCCACAAGATTATTTGGCTTAATACCAGTAACACATCAGGTGAGTAATGAACCTATATGcatccacaatttcaaaaacatatatttattcttttcaCGATGTTATCTGCAGGAACCTCTTATTTTTGCTGGCCGTGGAATGGAAATTCAATTCAGAATGTCAAGGCCGTTAACAGATTTTATGGCAACTTTACATAAAAACGGTCTCGAAGAAAAAAAGTTATCGAAATACGTTACGCATAATGTCGTCGATGATATTGTCACGTTTGCTATAAGGTGAGTTGAGAATACATTCTGCAGGGAAGCCTGGCATTCTACTACTTCTCCTCTATCGAAATAGAGCGATTTCAACCAGTTGATGTGGTCTGATATCAAACTATTCGAGCCGCAATCAGACTAAGTCCTGTACACCAAACGACAATCGTACCTCTAATAAGAGTTCGATATAAAGTTATGTTTTAACCGCGATCATGAGAAAACTTAAACCACATTTGTGGGTGGCTAAAGAAGACTGTACACAGACTGTAAAAGATGAAAATACCCAGGCAAGTCTTGAAATTTTGGGAGACAAAAAAAATGGGCGGGGCTCTTCAATCAAGGTTTGCTTGTGAGATGACGTGATTGTATAGCCGGACTTGGTTCCATTTGTCATACAAATTTTCCAGGCAAGACCAAATCAAACGCAGAAAGCGGCGATCCGAATAATTATAATAAGAATGCCATTTATAATATACACACTTCTGTTCATAACTTGTAATATGAATATACACACAAGAAGACTGATTTTCTGTGTTTACTATAGTCTTCTTGGGGAGGCTGTTATTCTGACTGACACTAATCTACTTCTTCCATCCAACTTTTTTTCCAGCTTTCCTGAAGAAGGACAGTACGGTCTCGACATTTATACACGAGAGGTTGGCACAATGCAGCACAATAATAATAGTCTAAACGAGAAACATCTACTAACGCATTGTTGTAAATATCTAATAAATTCATCGAAACGAAATTAAAATAAGGAAGCTCAATTTGAAAGCATAGTAAAGATTGCAACAGTGAAGAAAAGAATGCACCAACTGTTTATAAACAATCAATATCACAAAACAAACGACGCTATCACCTAATTTAATTTTCAAGACTTTTTTATTCTATAAGTTATATATTGAATTGGGCGACTGCCTCCAGTTGAatgttgaaattattttcaaaatgaacaTAACTAACGGACTGGATTCTGACCCAGttgcaattttaaattttcaaatctcTTTTCTAAATAATGTTTAATTGTTGAAcactaaatattttaatttatgatACAAACACTGTATTTAAATAATCTTAGTATGTACTCTCGGTTGTCCGTGTTGCTTAGTCAATTGATAAAAAGCTTATTTATACGAAAAATGGTGCTGTAGGGACATTACTCTTAAGACCTTGGAAGCAAAACATGTCTTCAATTCGCGCTACACAACCTACTTAATTATTTAAAGAATACCAACACACAAAATATAAGGCACAGAGACAAACTTACAAAGTAATGATAGATCAACTAATTTGAACTAATTCTCTACCAGTGAAAAATCGAAACTAACAAAACTGCTCAAACTGAAGTGAATTGATTTCCTTTTATATTGTAACCCCCGAATCATAATTTATTGTACATACACAGCATATAATGCAAAGTGAGAGAAgtgaaaaattttttattaaaaatatatttttgaaaatattaataaaaacttTGATAACAAAAGAAGCCTAGCTT harbors:
- the LOC119660459 gene encoding hillarin isoform X2 is translated as MYRPNFYESTCLRCNEVVYQVDRVGPLKDFTFFHSGCFKCIHCGTKLTLKTYFNNQHRQEDKEVYCSSHVPKSGPGHLDQTSVGIRQALNVPKSNKYVNEQIRGTRADVENQTRQSTPNGYHGSREVNSPSQNDSDYKYGRFDASALHIAHALKQTEIQKAYNKRREKPIDFYLAREEQARLEMKHRKEEDDLYRKFARKREEEDRKMQDEIQDEWERELQRLTHKFEKELATSRRNRDEQNLLTLRHEQQKEDLEKNMTLRRTKKKESLSRKMLEHERSETAALVDRQSSEMLELISARRSEYMQNESIFLDDDFTEEALPLEYPDRAPPPSPPAVSKFQIYTDPIEFEDVDRIAISVAQEDQKTFTDLVRQLVGRCTSDIEKARTIFRWITVKNLNAMHFDDDLRGDTPMGLLRGIKYGTESYHVLFKRLCSYAGLHCVVIKGYSKSAGYQPGVKFQDSRFRNSWNAVYVAGAWRFVQCNWGARHLVNAKEVPKTGRGKNDSLRYEYDDHYFLTDPREFIYEFFPLQEEWQLLKRPITLREFENLPFVRSLFFRYGLHFADEGYGAVVFTDDTATVRIAMPTDMQGCLIFHYNLKFYDSEEDSFDAVSLKRFVMQSVIGNIVAFRVHAPTSGAFLLDIFANAVTPQEYLTGEPMKFKSVCKFKICCEELQTVMVPLPDCASGEWGPTKATRLFGLIPVTHQEPLIFAGRGMEIQFRMSRPLTDFMATLHKNGLEEKKLSKYVTHNVVDDIVTFAISFPEEGQYGLDIYTREVGTMQHNNNSLNEKHLLTHCCKYLINSSKRN
- the LOC119660459 gene encoding hillarin isoform X1; its protein translation is MYRPNFYESTCLRCNEVVYQVDRVGPLKDFTFFHSGCFKCIHCGTKLTLKTYFNNQHRQEDKEVYCSSHVPKSGPGHLDQTSVGIRQALNVPKSNKYVNEQIRGTRADVENQTRQSTPNGYHGSREVNSPSQNDSDYKYGRFDASALHIAHALKQTEIQKAYNKRREKPIDFYLAREEQARLEMKHRKEEDDLYRKFARKREEEDRKMQDEIQDEWERELQRLTHKFEKELATSRRNRDEQNLLTLRHEQQKEDLEKNMTLRRTKKKESLSRKMLEHERSETAALVDRQSSEMLELISARRSEYMQNESIFLDDDFTEEALPLEYPDRAPPPSPPAVSKFQIYTDPIEFEDVDRIAISVAQEDQKTFTDLVRQLVGRCTSDIEKARTIFRWITVKNLNAMHFDDDLRGDTPMGLLRGIKYGTESYHVLFKRLCSYAGLHCVVIKGYSKSAGYQPGVKFQDSRFRNSWNAVYVAGAWRFVQCNWGARHLVNAKEVPKTGRGKNDSLRYEYDDHYFLTDPREFIYEFFPLQEEWQLLKRPITLREFENLPFVRSLFFRYGLHFADEGYGAVVFTDDTGAATVRIAMPTDMQGCLIFHYNLKFYDSEEDSFDAVSLKRFVMQSVIGNIVAFRVHAPTSGAFLLDIFANAVTPQEYLTGEPMKFKSVCKFKICCEELQTVMVPLPDCASGEWGPTKATRLFGLIPVTHQEPLIFAGRGMEIQFRMSRPLTDFMATLHKNGLEEKKLSKYVTHNVVDDIVTFAISFPEEGQYGLDIYTREVGTMQHNNNSLNEKHLLTHCCKYLINSSKRN